CGGCTGTCCGCATTGACCCAGCGGCTTTGATCCGGGTCTTTGATGCCGTGTGCATGGCTGGTTACAAGGGTGTAGCCGACAAAGTGTTTTCCCTTTGCGTCCCGAATGGGCTTTTGCCAGACGATCCAGTTTTTCGGTTTGCTTACATCAGGGTTATCGTGACGAGAGCGGGGCATAGGGATAAGCGATTCTTTTGACCAGGTGTTTGCACCATCATCCGAATACAAGCAGCCCATGGCCCCGCTGCCGCTGTAGTTGTTGTCGAAAATATCGAGTTCCTTGGTAAAGAACAGGTAAATGCGGCCTTTCAGACTTAAAACCGGGAAGCCCCAACTCGATTGATTGTGCAGTTGACCCCGCTTTGTGCCGGTGATATATTCGGGGGAGGTAAAATGAATGCCGTCTCGGCTTTTTGAAATCACGATGTGATTGTCTCCGTTGGCTTCGCAGGAGCTTTGTGTCCAAAATGCCAACAGTTCGCCGCCGTCGGGCGAAACCGTTACGAGCAGATGTTCGTTGTCGCCGATATAATCCTCTTCACCGTTGGGATTGAACAGTGTGACGTCCGGCCTGGTACGCAGATATTCGATTTTGACGTCGCCGAACGGGATCCTTTCGGCAGCTTTCCCGAAAGGATAGTTGTGTTTTATCAACCAATTCCTGCTGTGCAACATAGAGCGCTCCGTGTTTTTAGTAACGGCATAATTCGGCATATGGGATGAGGGCATACCAGAGCAGGGCGGCATGTGCGCAAATTGCAACGACATTGCCGAAAACCAATGCCGCAATATTTGTAATGCGTTCTTTTTTATATAACCGCCGGATGACGCGGATGAGTTTTTTAAAAAACTTTATGTAAAAATAGGTACCGATTAAAATCCAGAAAAAACCGAAAATATACATTCCGACAGATAGAAATGTCGGATAATCTGCGCTGAGAGAGGATACGATAAAATAGACAAAAACCGGGCCGAAAAGGTAAGAAAAGAAACGAATGAAAGCCTGCCACCAGGTTTTAAACGGATTTATGATGATGGCATACACACCCCTGAGTTCGGTGTCTTTTAAATCCGTGGTACGGCTGCGGTTCCAGGCATCGGCAGCGGCCTGTTTGGCTGCAAATTCGTCGGTGGATTTTCCGCATGCATAACACTCGCAGTAGTATCCGGTGCGGTCTTGTATGGCTTCGGAAAGCTCGGGTTCACCGCCGCAGATTGGGCAGGATTTTAAATACATATTGTCGCTCCTTTAACGCAATTCTTATCATTGAATTATGAAAATAAAATCGGTAATAAAAACATTAAGTACAGAGCCAGATAGATGATCGGAACAAGGATAAAAGCACGATAACGCGCTTTTTCATTTGCTGTTCGATTTTCGGGTGGGAGATGACGAATGTAACTGCGGCGACGCTTGTCGTAACGGACGAAAAGGGGAATACCGATTCCGAGGCAGACAACGGTCATGATCAGGAATACAGTCAGAGCTGAAGAATCGTCGGCCTCGATTAGGTTGAATGAAATGGTAAAAGGAAAGAGCAATATAAGAAAAAGACGCCAAAACAGCTGCCAACAGGTCGCTGCCGGATGCATAATCAAAGAATACAGAATCCGATCATATGTATCTTTCAAATCCTTTGGTTCGCTGTTGTTCCATGCAGTTAAAGCGGTGATGGGCGAGGGAAATTCGTCGGTGGATTTATCGCAGGTCGGGCATTTGTAATAAAAAGCGTTGCGGTCTTTATAGGTTTCAATGAACAAGGCTTCACCCCCGCAAATCGGACAGGGATTCGGATGATCAAGAGGGGCGGAATAATGAGACGGGTTTTGTTCATTATCTATTTTACGATCATCGTTTTCGCGCGAAGGATTGCCGCATTCAGAGCAAAATGGTCCTTCCGTTTCTGCTCCGCACTTCGTACAAAAAGGCACAATAAAATCCTCCTCAATTATTTTATGTGATTATAGCATAAAATACCAGTATTTTCAAGCGGGTATGACAAAATCCCCGTTTTCATTTAATTACTATTGTAATAGCGGATGGCTTTTTGGGCGAAGTCCTCGGTTACCCCGAAATGTTCGGCTATCTCATAAGGGGTGATATAACCGTTTCGGGCGAGCTTGTCCAGACGGTCTTTTGAGATCAACAAATTTACCGCGTACCGGTTGG
This window of the Oscillospiraceae bacterium genome carries:
- a CDS encoding Lar family restriction alleviation protein, which produces MYLKSCPICGGEPELSEAIQDRTGYYCECYACGKSTDEFAAKQAAADAWNRSRTTDLKDTELRGVYAIIINPFKTWWQAFIRFFSYLFGPVFVYFIVSSLSADYPTFLSVGMYIFGFFWILIGTYFYIKFFKKLIRVIRRLYKKERITNIAALVFGNVVAICAHAALLWYALIPYAELCRY